A window from Carassius carassius chromosome 40, fCarCar2.1, whole genome shotgun sequence encodes these proteins:
- the LOC132121814 gene encoding serine/threonine-protein kinase H1-like — MGSSSGKVLPEPSKNGYFCLINSVVNFKKQETDKEKCKEKQQAWLWRRRSDRRASRRGISEEVKESVHLEERMTNPNAKFRAKFDPRVTARYDIKALIGCGSFSRVVRAEHRRTRQPFAIKLLEVKGREGHEACQAELRVLRRVNHCNVIRLSEVFETQHRVYLVLELATGGELLERVVARGTFRERDATKALMMVSSGLLYLHTLGVIHRDLKPENLLYYHPGQDSRLIITDFGLACWENKTTVSFQSRGDTAFMTQDADFDSVDVEKSCQAKDWAVRTLCGTPEYLAPEMLEQRPCSSAVDMWALGVITYILLSGSLPFDQSSRPRLFRAILRGSYSFHGDPWKSVSTLAKSFIDHLLTLEPEHRMTAEETLKHPWLVSMAACSSNKNLHRSISRNLQRRASRASSRCPSSGSTPGSRISMRSGSRLGSGPRLGLSDRSQCQKIAA, encoded by the exons ATGGGAAGTAGCTCTGGAAAAGTGTTACCTGAGCCCTCTAAAAATGGATATTTTTGCCTTATCAACTCTGTTGTGAACTTCAAGAAACAAGAGACTGACAAGGAAAAATGTAAAGAGAAACAACAGGCTTGGCTTTGGAGGAGGAGAAGTGACAGAAGGGCTTCCCGAAGAGGAATATCAGAAGAAGTCAAAGAATCGGTTCATCTGGAGGAGCGGATGACGAATCCTAATGCAAAGTTTCGTGCAAAGTTTGATCCACGCGTCACAGCGAG GTATGACATCAAGGCTCTGATCGGCTGCGGTAGCTTCAGCCGCGTGGTACGTGCTGAGCACCGACGCACACGCCAACCCTTCGCCATTAAACTTCTGGAGGTCAAAGGTCGTGAGGGTCACGAGGCCTGTCAGGCAGAGCTCAGGGTCCTGCGACGGGTGAACCACTGCAATGTCATCCGCCTGTCCGAGGTGTTTGAGACGCAGCATCGCGTCTATCTGGTTCTGGAGCTGGCCACAGGAGGAGAGCTCCTGGAGCGCGTGGTCGCCCGAGGAACTTTCAGAGAACGGGACGCCACCAAGGCTTTGATGATGGTGTCCAGCGGGCTGCTCTATCTACACACACTGGGCGTCATCCACAGGGACCTCAAACCCGAAAACCTGCTGTACTACCATCCGGGACAGGACTCGCGATTGATCATAACAGACTTTGGACTCGCTTGCTGGGAGAACAAGACGACGGTTTCATTTCAGAGCAGAGGAGATACAGCTTTTATGACTCAGGATGCAGATTTTGACTCTGTAGATGTTGAGAAGAGCTGTCAGGCTAAAGACTGGGCTGTGAGGACGCTCTGCGGCACGCCAGAGTACCTGGCCCCTGAGATGCTGGAGCAGAGACCCTGTAGCAGCGCGGTGGATATGTGGGCGCTGGGAGTCATCACTTATATCCTGCTGAGCGGCTCGCTGCCCTTCGACCAGAGCAGCCGACCGCGACTCTTCAGGGCCATTCTCAGGGGCAGCTACAGTTTCCATGGAGAT CCATGGAAATCAGTATCTACACTGGCCAAAAGTTTCATCGATCATCTCCTGACCCTTGAGCCCGAACACCGGatgactgctgaggaaactcttAAGCATCCTTGGCTGGTCAGCATGGCAGCCTGTTCCTCCAACAAGAACCTACACCGCTCCATTTCCCGAAACCTCCAGCGGCGGGCGTCGCGGGCCTCCTCTCGATGCCCCAGCTCGGGCTCTACTCCTGGGTCTCGGATATCAATGCGGTCTGGGTCACGGCTGGGTTCTGGGCCACGGTTAGGGCTCAGTGACAGGTCACAGTGCCAGAAGATTGCTGCTTAG